AAATTAAATAATTGTAAAGTACCGTTTATATTTTGTTGTCCAGCGCGATAATCTGCAAATGCAATAAATTCACCATTTGGAGAAACTTGTAAATACCCACGTTTATCGGTAGTGTTAAAGTTCACATTACTAACTACAACACCAGAAACATCAACACCAGATGCATCTACTTTAAAAGAGTAAAATTGGCCTTGTGCGAAAGAAATAACCCAGAAGGTATCACAGTCTTTTCCTTTTACTGCAGTTACTTTTTCCGACCAAACTGTACTAATGTCTAGAGAACTTATTGGGTCGATTGCTAAATTCACTGGTCCATCTACGATTTCTCCCAAGCCTCCATTTCTAGACATGTCTATTGTGTAGAAATTAAATCCAGGATTACTAGGAACTCCATTAGGTACGAAGTTTGTTCCAACTGTAAATAAATAATATAATGTATCTGATCCTGGACGAGGAATAATCATTCCTGATTGTGTACTTGACGGGTTTCCTCCTAAATTATCAGCTAAAGAACCGTCAGTAAAGGTCATTAGATTATGATCTTTATTAAAAATTCTAATTCCATCAGAATAGAATAATAAATTTCCATCTTTATCAGAGAAAGATGAACATCCTTCATCCGTATTTAATTGTCCATTTGTTAATGCTGTAGGTGGAGTAGTAGAAAAATCAATACCTGCATTTTGACCAAAATACCAAATGTTGGCTTGTTTCTGAGCAAAAATTGAAATCGAAATAAAGTATACCCCCAGTATGAATAATTTCTTCATTTAACTTTTGAATTAAAAAGCTAAATTAATTATTCTAATTGAGAATTAATGATTTACTTTCTTAATAAAGAGAAATGTCCTTTTCTATTGATCGTAATTCCGTTTCTATCTGTTAACTGAATATTGAACCAGTAGTCATTTGATGGTAATATTTTACCATTATAAAGTCCGTCCCAACCTTGTCCGTCAATAGCTATTTCTGTGATTGGATTTCCATATCTATCAAAAATGTGAATACTACTTTGTGGATAGAAAGTTGTGCTTGCACCTTTTACTGCCCATAAGTCATTTACACCATCTCCGTTTGGTGTAAAGTATTTTGGAAATTCTAATACAGATACTTCCAATTGAGCTACACCACATCCATTTTTATCTCTTACTAAAATAGTATATACACCACCACTTAAGTTTTCAAACATTGGTGTATCCTGAAAATCTCTTACGATAACACTGTTTTCATCTTGTAAAGCAAATTCATAATCACCAATTCCGAGATTGTTGTTGCTGTTATCTATCGTAATGCTATTATTAGCAGAATCATCAATAATAGTAACATCATCTTCAGCAAGCGTTGCAATTATAGATTCGTTTACAATTATTCTTCTAGTTCTTCTACATAAAGTTGTTGTGTTTATTGCTGTAACTTCATAAGTTCCTTCTTGAGTAATATTTAAAGTTTCGCTAGTAGAGGAAGCGTCTAAAGTTCCATTTCTTCTCCATTCGTAGGTATATGTTCCATCTGGTGTTTCTGCCTCTATGAAAGAAGGATTGTTTAAACATACAATTTGAGGAGTGGTTACATCAAACTCTGGTAATGGAAGCACTCTAATAAAGAATTCTCCAAGTCCAGTACAATCATTATTAATTCGGTTTACAATCTTAACAAAAACAGACTGCTGTGTAGTAGCAGGAATATTAGTGTTTCTATAATTAGTAGGATCAGGAATTTGATTGATTACAGCATCTCTATCAGCAACAGTTTCAAAGAATAAAATATCTAAGTCGTTTCTGATAGCAGGATCAAATAGATTTCTAATAGCATCAATAGCCGGACTAATATCGAAATTAGAAATTCCATCTCTATCGTCATTGTTTATAGTATCATTTCCATCAGCATCTAAGAAATCATCACATGACGTGAATTCTTGATTGTAGGCTACATCTCCTGCGAAAGAAATCGTAATGTCTAATCTAGAAATTCTAAAACATCCTTGATTAGAAATAGTTCTTACCCAAACAGAATCTCCATCAGAAGCTGTATGTGTAATTGGAGTTGTAATTTCAGCTGTATCTGCAATTGCATCTGCTTCAGTTGGATAGTATTTAAAGGTTTCGTTTGTATGATTAGCAGAGATCGAAATTTCAGCCTGAGTTAAATTAATTGAAGTAGAAAGATCACTATCTGTATCACACTGGTTAATCAAAGCTGGATTATTAGCAATAACAGGTAAAGGATGAACAATTAACTGAAAAGGTTGAAAGGTTGTCGAAGCAGGATCTGAAACCGTAAAACAATTTGTATTCGCTATGTTTTCAATTCTTACATAAATTGTTTGCGCATTGATCGTTGCATTTCTATATGGATTGTTTTTATCAATAGCATCAGTAGAAGAATCGGTTTGAGCTCCAGTTAAAGTTGTATGATATGAAACGTTAAATGTAGTAGGAGATAAGCTTCCTAAAACTTCCGCATCTTTAGTTGATAGCATAAAATTGTTAAAAAATCCATCAGTGTCACCTCCATTCGCAACATCATCACATTCTTCGTAATTTGTTGCTTGACTTCCTGTTGGTTGAGCAGATACGGTTAAATTAAATTGGGTCGTATCGTAACAAGCATCTGGAGCCAAAGTATTGTGAATTCGAGCGAATATTGTTTGATTGCTATTTGGAGTTGGATTAGTATATGGATTACTTAATGCGTTTGGAATAATATTGGCGTCAGCATCAGCTTGACTTAAAAAGTATAACACTTCAAACTGATTTGGATCTTGAGAGCCTAATACTTGAGGTGATACTAAGTTATTTAAATCAAAACTATTAAATCCATCTAAATCAGGATCACAAAAATTAATATCAGAAACGGAATTCGCAACAGGAATAGGATAATATGTAATTGTTACATCATCCATAGAAGTATTTCCAGTATTATCAGTAATTATTACTCTATAAATCCCAGAACGATCATCATTAATGGTTAACGTTGAGTTTGTTTCACCTGGAATAGTCGTGAACCCAGAACCAGTATCTATTTGCCATTCAAAAGAAGTAGCCGTTCCGCTTACTGGAGTTCCATCTAAAGTAACAGGTGTTCCATTACAAATAGATTGGTCTCCTCCTAATTCTCCAACTACAATAGAGCAGTCTGTTACACCTGCACCTGTTGCTCCAAAATTAGTTTGTTCCAATTTTATTTGACCAGCGACATTATCAAAATTAGTAATAAGAAGAAGATAAAACTCGCCAGCTTGAGCGTTATTTATAGTTAAATTCTCAACAGAAGAAGCATCATAACTACAATCAATAATATTGGTCATATCAGTATTATTGATATAAAAATTGGGAGATGAAACATTATCAGGACACGTAACAGAATTACCTGAACTGTCCAAACAGTTATTGGCTAAACTTGTACAGTTGGAATCTGGAGAGTTAAATGGTCCCCAAGCAATAAAATCAACATCTATTGGTGTTCCATTAGGGTTACCTCCTGCATCAAAGCTCGAAGATTGAATTATTCTAAAATTTAAATCTCCACTACTTTGAACTCTAATGAAAAACCAAGCCGGGTTTGGAGTACTAAATAAACAACCTATAGCTCCAGTATCGGGAATATTGGTGACATTATTAAAAATTTTCACTCCCGAGTTATCAGAACACATAGGTTCTGCATTGTCACAGGTGTCAGCACCGTTTTGGCTAAAACTTGTAAAGTATATC
This genomic window from Tenacibaculum sp. 190524A05c contains:
- a CDS encoding T9SS type B sorting domain-containing protein, translating into MKIRWFLSVLSFLIYFTSFSQNGADTCDNAEPMCSDNSGVKIFNNVTNIPDTGAIGCLFSTPNPAWFFIRVQSSGDLNFRIIQSSSFDAGGNPNGTPIDVDFIAWGPFNSPDSNCTSLANNCLDSSGNSVTCPDNVSSPNFYINNTDMTNIIDCSYDASSVENLTINNAQAGEFYLLLITNFDNVAGQIKLEQTNFGATGAGVTDCSIVVGELGGDQSICNGTPVTLDGTPVSGTATSFEWQIDTGSGFTTIPGETNSTLTINDDRSGIYRVIITDNTGNTSMDDVTITYYPIPVANSVSDINFCDPDLDGFNSFDLNNLVSPQVLGSQDPNQFEVLYFLSQADADANIIPNALSNPYTNPTPNSNQTIFARIHNTLAPDACYDTTQFNLTVSAQPTGSQATNYEECDDVANGGDTDGFFNNFMLSTKDAEVLGSLSPTTFNVSYHTTLTGAQTDSSTDAIDKNNPYRNATINAQTIYVRIENIANTNCFTVSDPASTTFQPFQLIVHPLPVIANNPALINQCDTDSDLSTSINLTQAEISISANHTNETFKYYPTEADAIADTAEITTPITHTASDGDSVWVRTISNQGCFRISRLDITISFAGDVAYNQEFTSCDDFLDADGNDTINNDDRDGISNFDISPAIDAIRNLFDPAIRNDLDILFFETVADRDAVINQIPDPTNYRNTNIPATTQQSVFVKIVNRINNDCTGLGEFFIRVLPLPEFDVTTPQIVCLNNPSFIEAETPDGTYTYEWRRNGTLDASSTSETLNITQEGTYEVTAINTTTLCRRTRRIIVNESIIATLAEDDVTIIDDSANNSITIDNSNNNLGIGDYEFALQDENSVIVRDFQDTPMFENLSGGVYTILVRDKNGCGVAQLEVSVLEFPKYFTPNGDGVNDLWAVKGASTTFYPQSSIHIFDRYGNPITEIAIDGQGWDGLYNGKILPSNDYWFNIQLTDRNGITINRKGHFSLLRK